The Nymphaea colorata isolate Beijing-Zhang1983 chromosome 7, ASM883128v2, whole genome shotgun sequence DNA window ACATTTGGGGCAACAGCAAGAAGCTGAGAAAATTTGGGGAGCTCAAAGTCTTCAAACTGAAAAGCAGGAGCACAGGTGCATCCGACCAGAGAGAAATGGAGGTCCGGGTCCCTGGATGGACCTATATCAACTGAACTTCCATCTGGAGCATAGTCAAGGACGTCTTTGGTTGGGAATGAACCAAACCAGACGTTAGGAGGCACCGTGTACTGAAGGTGCTGGCCTGCTTCAAGATCGGGACCCAAAACGGTCATCTTAGGGGTTCCATCTTCTCTCAACTCGAACACcttaatgagaaaaacaaattgaaagtCAAGAATCTATCAAGTAATTGATTATCCGATTTTCTTCATGGACcactatgaagaaaaaaaaaacacacccGATTTAATGCCCAAAGTGATCAGTGTTTTTCTTATAATATCATGTCAGAAGATACATGCCCATGATTCTCCtctactttttattttcttttgttttctttcaaggAGGTGGATTAACTAAATCTTGAAGCCAAAATAAGATTAACCGCTCGAATCCATTAAACTGAAAACTTGTGACTGGACTCAACCAAGTTAGAAAGTCTTGGGATACTTGGATGGTAGTCCAAAATCAGGTTCTGCTcaaaaataaggcaaaacctCACACGGGTGGGCCAACTATGGTGGCACACTCGCACTGGTGCTGGTGCAGCCCGACACGACACCTGACCGTGCTACTGACCGccctgttcttcttttctctagtttttctttttttatttttttttctcttatctttccctgttctctccctctccccctcccctccccctccccctcccccccttattttattgaataaaactttaaattttgtatGTGATTAAGGTAaccttaaaaagaaaagagcatatatatatatatatattatatatatatatatgctcttgcCTCAcccaccccaaattttttttaacttgccGCATCTCGCACCGGCATGGGCACCAGCACCCTcaccccgcacccatgtgacatagggcAAAACTAGGTTTAtggtgtgtttggatgacatgaaAACTAGGTTGGCCAAAAcccattttttacaaaaacttaatttttagaAAGGCTCCCAGGTTATCCACAAAAAGCGTTTTGGTTAGGTCCCACAATTCTTAATGTCaataaattcaaataaaatctgAATGGGAGGGACGCTTGGCCTAACAATATGGGGGAGCTGCTGCAAGTCGCagcttttcttctctttgtttccTTCGAGTTGGTGGTTTACAGACCATCTCTAGTTTATGATAACAAGTATACCCTATGTATTAAATCCTTATATTGAAGGTAACCCTGATCCAACCCCCAGGTGGCCTAGGTTGCTTTGTCAGGTTCAAGGCATATGATACGCTGAAATCTCATCTAACCACTTGATCTCTCAATCTGAGGTTTTTCTCATTGAAGAATCTTAAACTGTTCTGAAATTGAAACACCGAAGATCAAAAATATGACAAATACTAGACATGAGGCACTCAGAGGCTAGATTTAGTATGAAATTCTCACATCAGCAATCCCTCCCACCTTAGGTATTAATATCATAGAACCAAGACATAATATGTTCCCCTATGGAGGAAAAGAGAATTGTCTTTACTATGATTTGCATTTGCACCTGCATGTATGTTTGGGCACATTTTGCCCAAGTTACAAGTCCACATCCAAAACATGAAATCATTTGGAGGCTTAGAATCCCTAACGTGTTTTATGGTTCTGAATTTTCTAgtaaaattatgtttttcacTGACAATTATCAAATAAGAACCATATTATTCTCTAACTCATGCATCGtcttttcaaattgaattgCATGAGTCCACTTTCATGAGAAGGGGAGCAGCTTGCTATCTATCATTTCACTCGGCCTCACTGAGTGAAGGTCCACCTTCTGGTCGTAATCCTCAACGTGTCTCGTGTTTCTGAACTTTCTAATATGTTTTCTGCTGACAAAATAATGACCCTAGGTATGTATTGttttcttaaatcaaattgCGTGGACTCACTCTCAAGATAAAAGGAGAAAGCTTTTGAGCCTGGTCGAGTTGTTAACATGAGCTAGGGTACTAGGACAATTGACTTTCTTGGGACTCAGGAATAGCATCGACAAGAGTCATCACGGCAACAGTGGACAAGTGAACTCCATAACCGGATCTTTATTTGTATATGGTAATATATAGTTTTTAATGATCATATTACAGCATTGGAGAACGACATGAAAAGACCGAATAATCTGAGCCAACAGCAAAACTTGGTTGAATTTTGCTGACATCCTAATCTTTTACTACGTTGGGCGCTGATCCAACCCAATGTACGCAAGCTCCCAGTTTGACCCACTAAATTTGGTAAGAACAGCAAAGCATAGGCCTACATTTGATGGTTCTCAGGGCAGGTTGGGTCTGCATCAAGAACTTTAGAAACGGAAGTCCCATTCTGGAGTGTAGCCCAAAATGAGCGGCTCAATCAAAATTCTCCCTTCTAAACTGAAATCCGATAGAAACATGCAGAACTAGAATTAGATAATTGACAGCAGAAAATTTAGACCCAACGATGCGTTGTTTGTATGTCCTTAAGATGGCTTCTGAAAAAAGGATAATAATTAATATGTTCTCACCATATTTTGTGATGCAGGGAATCTAACGAGGGAAATGCATATGATACTCACAGTGAGTGGTTCTCCCATGTAGAAATGCCATGTTTCAGCACAAGGAATACGATGAAGATGTGATACACTCCCAGATGGTAGCAGAAAATATATACAGGTGCTTATTGGTCGGTCCACCTTGACTACAAAtccagaagaggaagaaatttcagaaaataCTCATCGCTTTGTGCTTGTTCATTATGTAATGCTCAGCATGGTATGCATAGCAATTAAAAATTAGATAATAGGTGGTCAGATAAGTTTAATCATCGGTAAGCTAGTGTATTCCCCAGTTTACTGTCTTATCTGCATTGCACATTTTACAAACAaatcactctctccctcttttgtGCAGTTTAAATCATATCCattatgaatttgaatgtgCTACTCTAGTAGAGTTAATTTCTGGAACTTCTGAGAAATGATGGTTAGACAAAGATGgatcacttttttttataaataaaatgataaaaaagagttATTCAAAAAGGAGAAGTAGAACATAAATGTACGCAATTGCATTGTATGGGAAATACCTGATAATGTTGATGGTGAACAAGGACAACAACAGTTGAAAGTAGCTAAATGCAAATTTTATCAGAAGGGAAACCTGATTAGGTTATCAGGATATCAAGTAAACAAGTTTGTGGAACAAATTAACCGAACAATAACCAACATGGTTGGTATTTCTCTTCATCTAAATATCACAAGGATGATCACCCTTCACCATCTAAATAGATGAAATACGGGCCTCTAATGAGCTAAGTTGAAGAACTGtagaaaaatttataaactttaatatAAATACTGGATCACAAACTATCAGACACGTTGATAGGTTGTAAGGAGTCCATCCCATGATAGTTTTTGGAAACTATAATATGCTGATGAGAGCCTTTTGATCAGACCCCCACACCACCCCACccccccaacacacacacacaaaaacacatgcacacacatacacatacacagaCATCCTCCTTATGATTATTCATATGCTAGGTTTGGCTGGAAGTCACCAAAGTAGTAACTCGGTTATTCTCAATGGGTCCATCATAATGGTGATCTTACTGCATCTGATTATGGGCATTGACTATCTGCATGCAGCTTCCTTTAATAAAGACCTGAGAGATATTGTTATATCATTTGTCCCCGTTAATCAGTCATGAAGCACTCATTAGACAGTCTCAATGGAAGAAAACTAGCTATTATGTGATGACTCACCTACCTATACTTTTTTTTGAAACTCCAGGACAGTGGCGGATACATGTTTAGGTTTGCCACACCCGCCCACAAAAATTGCTGTATTTAGATATTGGTACGTCCATAAATTTTTACCTATTTACGTACGAGTGCCccttaaatttaaaatttgagctCCTAATGgccagagccagaaatttccaGCTCCACCACTGCTCCAGGTTGATACTTTTTAAAAGGTGAGTCATCTGTCATCTTGCATGAACAACATAGTCAGTTGTTGGTCATACGAACATAGTCAGTTGTTTGTCATGCTGACCACTTAGTTCGGTTATGAGCATACCATCAAAGTGCTTTTTAATAGGTAAAGAACTAGGTTGGTCATTCTCTTAAATGATCATATTCCTTTCATCAGTACATGTGCAGAGTCTGCAGAGCAAAGTAAAACAGCGCATCTCATAAGACAGCCTTGACTTTACATCCAAATGTATGgtatttcctttattttctggCAAACTAAATGCACGATGCTGAAATAATTTAATGAGCTAACAACCCAAATATGCATACAAAATTCCTCAAAAATAGCATGGCATTTTTATATGCCTAATTtatgacatctctctctctctctctgtgataaCGTATATTAACCTCTCATACACATAATTTATgacatgtctctctctctctcgctttacTCCATCGCTTTTCTCCAAAATTCTCAAagattgtatgttgatgatatggttattactgggagtgatgatgaaagaattatagaggtaaaacattttcttcataaatgttttcaaatgactgatttgggaagactaacatattttcttgcaattgaagttgcttatagcaaacagggttatcttctttctcaaatgaagtttgctagtgaaTTAATTGACAGAATAGGTATCTCAaatgacaaagttgtggatactccagAAACACTGGGAGTaagaatgaaaattgatgatggagagatattagagaatcTCACTCCTTTTCGACAAATAGTTggtgctctctcttatctctccatgaccagacctgacattgctcatgtcGTGCATGTtataagccaatttcaacaaagactcACCTCAGTGCACATGGGAGCAGCAATGCGGATTGCCCGTTATGTGAAAAATACTATCAACAAATGACTATTtctgtctttctcttttgtattagaattagttgcttatacagatgctgattggggtggagatcccaataataggcactccaccactggtttttgtgtgtttttaggtgatttTTTGATTtcctggcgatgcaagaaacagaataaagtgtcactatcatcaacagaagctggGTATCGTGCAatggcaactacaacaatggagatagtgtggctcaagagtttgttgaaagataTGGGAATTCATATCAACtcctgtcaagctttgttgtgacaacaaaagtgcaatttatattgctagcaatcacacatttcacGAAAGAACGAAGCATATAGAGATAgactgtcattatgttcgtgaagaattccTTCAGAAGAATATTGATCTCTCCTATGTTTCatctgaatatcaactaggcGACTTCTTCACAAAGGCTCTTGTGGCTGCcaggtttcaatttctccttggcaaactttTGGTTATCACACCGTATATGTATCCCttctatacatatacatatattagtcatctaatatgtatattacatatatatatatatatgttataggTTTGGATACTtaggatatttatgtaatttttcacCTTCtttatgtctttttcttttctatatttttcctcttttaccCCCGCCTCTTTCTGCTTTTATCCAAAGGGGACCCAAGGGGAGACTAGTCTCCAACAGCTAgccttctcctctctcttgttctcttccTTATAAATAGTGTACATCCTCTAGTGTAAGGTTACGGCTTTTTAGCCACTTCTTGTAGTGTTTATTGGAATCAATATATGTTCTTTGTTTCTGTTGAGTGTGACCTCTTGAGTGTTACTTTGTTGTGTTGGAGGAAGCTTCAAGTGTGACGTTATTGAAGCATTAGTcttgtttgggcctgatttacatttatttgtctatgttttttaaaaaatttatggaaTAATTAAAGCTGTAATAGTTTTATTGGTCTATGTTTTTAAATCCTTTTATGAAGGTTACTTTAATCtcattcaaaattcaaaattttattaaataaaataatgaaaggaTGAGGAGCGTAATTATCTTCAGTTAGCCGTCCTTCAGAAAGGATGAACAGGTCTATaaccttcattaaaaaaaagtaaaacatagACCAATAAAACTTGATGTTCTTTGCAAAAGACGTAAGATATTTTGTCCTTTGAAATACACGCTCTCCCTTAAAAAGAAGCAGAGAGTAAAAGAGGGAAAAAGTGAGGAAATAGagagaagggagaaaaaagaaggaaaagatggaagaaaaaaaagacgagaaaaaaaaagcaagtgcTGTCAGCAGCACCCGACTCGGCCAAATCAAGTTGGGTGCCACGTCGGGGTGCACCCCCTCCCTCACCTGCGTCCATGCGGGTGCAGTGCCATTTTTTGGTgtgtccatgtgacttagcacaATAACCCTACATTTCCATCTTACTCTCTTTGAAGAAACCCTAAACCCATTAACGGAGTTAATTTCTTCAAACCCTCTTACCAGATCACTAATGACAGCAGAGAATGTTGTACCTCACCAGAGCATGGTTAAccaattttctcttcttctccacctcTCTCTAGCAGCACTACGCTTGCCCAAGCCCTCCTTGATCACCTTCAAGAACCATTTCTACTCTCAGCCAACACCACCAATGCTGGCAGCAAAGAAGACCTGACAATCACTGTTTATCTCATTCTACCAGGAAGAGCTCTTGCCTTAAGGCAtgaatattgttttttcttctcctttttcttcgtTGTTTACATGTTGATTCTTAAACTTATCAGTGGAGTACAAGTCGATGCTTTACTTCATATCTTTCTTGTGTTTTCTTCCAACTATTGGCTTgctcgatttttttttttttattgttgaacAAGATTTAggtattgttttcattttccttttgacaAAGTTTTGATTCACAAAttgatttttattctttttatggGAATTAAGGGTTTTGGATCTTTTAATTAGCCATCTAGTTTTGTGATGTTGACCTTTCCTTGAATACTATCGAATTTATGTATGACAGTTTataccatagccacaaatatcgttctcgggcTTTTATCGgcaaagtttttcttgggtatttgttcgacaattttttttttgggaaattaTCGGGAAACGCTcagagttttttaaaaaacaaaagtcaAACATGTTAcgtaaaaatacaagaaactaAAGTCTAATAAGAAGTCAGAAAAAAACATCTAGttagaatgataaaaatgataaagtaataagcattgtattgcatttaagaggtcatgttaaataagtaaaacaagagaaaataaaacaatgaaacaagaGTTGAAAAACGGTaacaacagaaaatgaaataaaaataaatgaaaaaaacgtgaaaaaaatcGCATTAAAATAGCCACAAATTGATTGTTAgcattcttttttcaaaaatatcgcaatattttcccatttttttgttttcttcatatttttcgttaatatcacaatattttcgaAAACATCATGATATTTGTGCCTATGGCTCATACTTAATATGACTAGGATAGCAATCTTTTTAGGGGTTCGCATCATAGATGCTTTTACACATCTCTTTCTCAGCTACATGGAGGTTCCTTGCTTTCTCTTGTGGTTCCTTCTTCCACCTCATGTGCTTagtttttctctccttttcttttttaatattttaaggtCAACTGGTACTTTAGGATATTCTTCATCCATTTATCACATTTTCCTAGGTAGAGGGTTTGGAGTGGAGTCAATGagatacctctctctctctctctctctctctctctctctccgtctagATCCTAGAATTTGCATTAGTTTTTTTAATACAGCAGAGCAGAATAAAGACAGACAGATAACTAAACCTAAACCAGAGTTTCAAGTAACATATAGTTTGTCTATCCAAAATCAAACATCTGAACCAAATAAAAAAGGTAACAGGTCCATAGAAAAAATCTCAAGTGGCTCCCTCTTGTCCAAGCACCCTCAAGCACTTGAAAAGCAGTAGAAGGGTGAGAACTTGGAAAACTCTCAATACAATAGT harbors:
- the LOC116257582 gene encoding uncharacterized protein LOC116257582 isoform X2, which gives rise to MGSRRASEIVSLLHLQPHPEGGYFAETFRDSSIRLQTSSLPPEFKVDRPISTCIYFLLPSGSVSHLHRIPCAETWHFYMGEPLTVFELREDGTPKMTVLGPDLEAGQHLQYTVPPNVWFGSFPTKDVLDYAPDGSSVDIGPSRDPDLHFSLVGCTCAPAFQFEDFELPKFSQLLAVAPNVEPFLRYLALPN